DNA sequence from the Oceanipulchritudo coccoides genome:
TGCCAAAACAAAAGCGAAGTGGAAAAGTCTTATCGTGGAGAAAATTACTCTGATGGGATTGAAGAGTGATGCCCACAAACCAATCCGCATGGCTGTCGATCAAAGAGCTATAAGTAAGTTGGCGGCAAAGAAGAAAGCGCGACAAAAGAAGCTAAATGATTACATCGCTGCCAATCCATGCCCAGGATTCTATGAAGAGGACAGAATTAAGACTTGGAAAAAGGAGATTGCCCAAATGGAAGTACCTACTGATTCCCATCGTCGTGCTGCACTTGGAGATCTAATTGGAGAGAAATTAGAGCACTTCATTAAAAAGGTCTGAGAATTCTGCCTCGAATAAACAGACCCTCCGAAATTGGTAGGGGCTGCACCATTATGCATGCTGGGGGGCATGAATGAAAACAGTAGTATCAAGTGCACGCCCTTCGGGCTTTCAGTAAAACAAGCTGCTCTACAGATTAATCTGTCCGAGAGAACGGTTCGGAAGTTGATCGAACAAGGTGAGTTGCGGGCTGTCAGGATCGGAAGGCGTGTGATTTTGCGCCCGAAGGACCTGGAGGATTTCATGGAGAACAACCTCGTTTAGGGTAGAATGGCTCTGACCGAGGAGTGTAAGTCCTTCAAGGAAAGGCACGGCCTTCTTGAAGTGGCAGATCGTCTTGGCGTTTCCCTCAAGCGAGAAGGTCGCTCTTACAGAATACGCAAAGACAACTCTGTTATATTTTTTCAAAAGGGAAATCAATGGAGATGGGAGGATAAGGCTCGGCCAGATGTCGGAGGAGACCAGATCGACTTTATTCAATGGCATGAAGCCCTTGACGATACCACAGCCGCACTCCGGAGAGGTCATGAACTTTTCGGTGAACCTTTCACCTACAACCCGCAATGCAAAGCGAAAAAGAAGCTCAAACCCTTCTCACGAGAGGATTGGTGTAGGCGAATTGCCCAATCCCGTAAATTACCTCGGCCGGACCTGTTAGAAAAGTTCCCCCTTCTTCAAGTGCCTCAGTTCAAACACAACCCGGACCCAAATTATTGGGGAATAGGTCCTCCGGATTCAGGAGCGGAACAATACAGGCGGGTTGATGGAAAGCTCTTTAAGGACGGCCCAAAGGCGAAGCGACTAGTGGGGGTCAAGAATCGGCCTATTGGAATT
Encoded proteins:
- a CDS encoding helix-turn-helix domain-containing protein, producing the protein MNENSSIKCTPFGLSVKQAALQINLSERTVRKLIEQGELRAVRIGRRVILRPKDLEDFMENNLV